The Posidoniimonas corsicana genome has a window encoding:
- a CDS encoding glycoside hydrolase family 2 TIM barrel-domain containing protein — protein MNCSSKLRPLLLLLSSVCLPGAACAQESPPVRELFDNDWRFQLGELEDGQSPELDDSQWRSLDLPHDWSAEAPFDPEFASGTGYLPGGVGWYRKTFNAPDEWQGREVSLHFDGVYRNSEVWLNGQRVGGRPYGYIPFSVRITPHLNVGGENVIAVRVARDEVADSRWYPGTGIYRHVWLQATDPAHIAQWGTFVTTPRITDERADILVSNTVANESDGQRKLRVVSEVVDPSGAPLSHQTTSVTLPAGGEQTLAHWHIAKEPQRWSTDSPVLYTAVTRVFDGDRLVDQTRTPFGVRSYYFDPNEGFFLNGEPTLIKGLCLHHDAGVVGAAVPDAVLERRLRLVKELGANAVRCSHNPMASELYTLCDQIGLLVMDEAFDEWELGKRKWVKGRNVGRAERFGYNEDFEEWAERDAADMVRRGRNHPSIILWSIGNEIDYPGDPYAHPEFFDPAAPPVDDGSPSVTRLAVVAPKLIAAVKRHDPTRPVTMALSNMPASNDIGLANMLDVAGYNYQEQYYEQDHRDFPGRVIYGSENGRGARSWQAVVDNDHISSIYLWVGFDFLGEAGPWPNHGSQAGVFDTRGFLKPYSYQQKKQWDSEPFVRLFVGRQRRGDGGRRRRGFGYAEHPRLWRAEEGAELPVFVVTNTDEVRLTLNGEAVEAERSRFGGDFVARLPYAAGELQVEALSDGEVVATDSLQTPGDAARLQLVADRTRLTADGQDAAHVEVRIVDRDGRLVSDSDAKVTLSVGGAGRLLGVDNGDQNDTTALKNPTKQPRDGRLLAVVQSGREPGQVEVTATAEGLAPATIQLEAAR, from the coding sequence ATGAATTGCAGCTCAAAGCTACGCCCCCTGCTACTGCTTCTCAGCAGCGTCTGCCTCCCCGGCGCGGCGTGTGCGCAAGAGTCGCCCCCCGTCCGAGAGCTGTTCGACAACGACTGGCGGTTCCAGCTCGGCGAGCTGGAGGACGGCCAGTCGCCCGAGCTCGACGACAGCCAGTGGCGCTCGCTCGACCTGCCGCACGACTGGTCCGCCGAGGCGCCGTTCGACCCCGAGTTCGCCAGCGGCACCGGCTACCTGCCCGGCGGCGTTGGCTGGTACCGCAAGACGTTCAACGCGCCCGACGAGTGGCAGGGCCGCGAGGTCTCGCTGCACTTCGACGGCGTGTACCGCAACAGCGAGGTGTGGCTCAACGGCCAGCGGGTCGGCGGCCGGCCGTACGGCTACATCCCGTTCAGCGTGCGGATCACGCCCCACCTGAACGTGGGCGGTGAGAACGTGATTGCCGTGCGCGTCGCGCGGGACGAGGTGGCCGACTCCCGCTGGTACCCGGGCACGGGAATCTACCGGCACGTCTGGCTGCAGGCGACCGACCCGGCGCACATCGCGCAGTGGGGCACGTTCGTCACCACGCCGCGCATCACCGACGAGCGGGCCGACATCCTGGTCAGCAACACGGTTGCGAACGAGTCCGACGGCCAGCGCAAGCTGCGCGTGGTGAGCGAGGTGGTCGACCCCAGCGGCGCGCCTCTTTCGCACCAGACCACCAGCGTGACTCTGCCCGCGGGCGGCGAGCAGACGCTGGCCCACTGGCACATCGCCAAAGAGCCGCAGCGGTGGTCGACCGACTCGCCCGTGCTGTACACGGCGGTCACGCGGGTGTTTGACGGCGACCGGCTTGTCGACCAGACCCGCACCCCGTTCGGCGTGCGGAGCTACTACTTCGACCCGAATGAGGGCTTCTTCCTCAACGGCGAGCCGACGCTGATCAAGGGCCTGTGCCTGCACCACGACGCCGGCGTGGTCGGCGCGGCCGTGCCCGACGCGGTGCTCGAGCGGCGGCTGCGGCTGGTCAAGGAGCTGGGCGCCAACGCGGTGCGGTGCAGCCACAACCCGATGGCCAGCGAGCTGTACACGCTGTGCGACCAGATCGGGCTGCTGGTCATGGACGAGGCGTTCGACGAGTGGGAGCTGGGCAAACGCAAGTGGGTGAAGGGCCGGAACGTCGGCCGGGCGGAGCGGTTCGGCTACAACGAGGACTTCGAGGAGTGGGCCGAGCGCGACGCGGCCGACATGGTCCGCCGTGGCCGCAACCACCCGTCGATCATCCTGTGGAGCATCGGCAACGAGATCGACTACCCCGGCGACCCCTACGCGCACCCCGAGTTCTTCGACCCTGCCGCCCCGCCCGTTGACGACGGATCGCCGAGCGTGACCCGCCTGGCGGTGGTGGCGCCCAAGCTGATCGCCGCCGTCAAGCGGCACGACCCCACCCGGCCGGTCACGATGGCGCTCTCCAACATGCCCGCGTCCAACGACATCGGCCTGGCCAACATGCTGGACGTGGCCGGCTACAACTACCAGGAACAGTACTACGAGCAGGACCACCGCGACTTCCCCGGCCGCGTGATCTACGGCAGCGAGAACGGCCGCGGCGCGCGGAGCTGGCAGGCGGTGGTCGACAACGACCACATCAGCTCGATCTACCTGTGGGTCGGGTTCGACTTCCTCGGCGAGGCCGGTCCCTGGCCCAACCACGGCAGCCAGGCGGGCGTGTTCGACACGCGGGGCTTCCTCAAGCCCTACAGCTACCAGCAGAAGAAGCAGTGGGACAGCGAACCGTTTGTGCGGCTGTTCGTCGGCCGGCAGCGGCGCGGCGACGGGGGCCGACGGCGGCGCGGTTTCGGCTACGCCGAGCACCCCCGGCTGTGGCGGGCCGAAGAGGGCGCCGAGCTGCCGGTGTTTGTTGTCACCAACACGGACGAGGTGCGGCTGACCCTGAACGGCGAGGCCGTTGAGGCGGAGCGCTCCCGGTTCGGCGGCGACTTTGTCGCCAGGCTGCCGTACGCCGCTGGCGAGCTGCAAGTCGAGGCTCTTAGCGATGGCGAGGTCGTCGCGACGGACTCGCTGCAGACCCCCGGCGACGCGGCCCGGCTCCAACTGGTCGCCGACCGCACGCGGCTGACCGCCGACGGGCAGGACGCGGCGCACGTGGAGGTGCGGATCGTCGATCGCGATGGGCGGCTGGTCAGTGACTCCGACGCCAAGGTCACGCTGTCGGTCGGCGGCGCCGGCCGGCTGCTGGGCGTCGACAACGGCGACCAGAACGATACGACCGCCCTCAAAAACCCAACCAAGCAGCCGCGCGACGGGCGGCTGCTGGCGGTTGTGCAGAGTGGTCGTGAGCCGGGTCAGGTTGAGGTCACCGCCACGGCCGAGGGGCTGGCGCCGGCGACGATCCAACTCGAAGCCGCCCGCTAA
- a CDS encoding glycoside hydrolase family 95 protein codes for MSRAAAVCLTLLVAVDSTVAALPAARTIWFDKPAERFTESLPLGNGRLGAMLFGGTDELRVVLNEGGMWSGSPQQADRADAHRALPAIRRLLLEGKNAEAEALVNRNFTCTGLGSNRGRGKDAPYGCYQQLAELLLRFNHEGAATPAKGYQRRLMLDRAIATTRYHQGKNKFTREAFVSKPAECLLLRLESEQPGGLSFKVELNRAENASIETTGDATLLITGQLPDGHGGDRGVRFASLVRVMNQGGRVAAADGKLAVTGADSVVVAVSAAVAIESFAGRPVDDPADQARRDLASAADKDFDTLRAEHVADYQRWFQRSSLQLGDKYPAAHPNASLPTPQRLAAYAEDPSDIDLPATLFDFGRYLLISSSRPGGLPANLQGIWAEELQTPWNADWHANVNIQMNYWPAEITNLSPLNRPVFDLIGSLVEPGQETARAYYDAPGWVAHLLLNPWGFTSPGESAAWGSTVSCSAWMCQHLWDHYQFTLDREFLEEVYPTLRGAAEFYASILIEEPTHGWLVTAPSNSPENAFLDEQGRSLHTCMGPTMDQQLLRYLFGAVIDASTILDRDQQLRERLIQVRGRLAPNQIGSDGRILEWLTERPEQDPHHRHISHLWAVYPGQAINADTPELAEAARRSLDARGDGGTGWSLANKACLWARLGDGDRALTMINNQLHPVGGGKDGIRWQGGTYPNLFDAHPPFQIDGNFGATAAIAEMLLQSRLEDPAGDSPVVINLLPALPSAWPVGAAEGLRARAGYEVDLSWSDGRLMRATVTSTLGHPAVLKVGDASKSLSLAAGESVTLDGNLNPVASDG; via the coding sequence ATGAGTAGAGCTGCCGCTGTTTGCCTGACGCTGCTAGTCGCCGTCGATTCCACGGTGGCGGCGCTGCCCGCCGCCCGCACGATCTGGTTCGACAAGCCGGCCGAGCGGTTCACCGAGTCGCTCCCGCTGGGCAACGGCCGGCTGGGCGCCATGCTGTTCGGCGGGACCGACGAGCTGCGGGTTGTGCTCAACGAGGGCGGCATGTGGTCAGGCAGCCCCCAGCAGGCCGACCGCGCCGACGCGCACCGGGCGCTCCCGGCGATCCGGCGGCTGCTGCTCGAGGGCAAGAACGCCGAGGCCGAAGCCCTCGTGAATCGCAACTTCACCTGCACTGGACTAGGGTCCAACCGCGGCCGCGGGAAAGACGCCCCCTACGGGTGCTACCAGCAGCTGGCCGAGTTGCTGCTCCGGTTCAATCACGAAGGCGCCGCAACGCCAGCCAAGGGCTACCAACGCCGTTTGATGCTCGACCGAGCGATCGCGACGACGCGCTACCATCAAGGCAAGAATAAGTTCACGCGTGAGGCATTCGTCAGCAAGCCGGCCGAGTGCCTGCTGCTGCGGTTAGAGAGCGAGCAGCCCGGCGGCCTCAGCTTCAAGGTCGAGCTAAATCGCGCCGAGAACGCCTCGATAGAGACGACCGGCGACGCCACGCTGCTGATTACCGGCCAGCTGCCCGACGGGCACGGCGGCGACCGTGGCGTCAGGTTCGCTTCGCTGGTCCGTGTGATGAATCAGGGGGGCCGTGTCGCCGCCGCCGATGGCAAGCTCGCGGTGACCGGCGCCGACAGCGTGGTGGTCGCGGTTTCTGCCGCGGTGGCCATCGAGAGCTTCGCCGGCCGCCCGGTGGACGACCCAGCCGACCAGGCCCGGCGCGACCTCGCCAGCGCCGCCGACAAGGACTTCGATACCCTCCGCGCCGAGCACGTGGCGGACTACCAACGGTGGTTCCAGCGGTCCTCGCTGCAGCTGGGAGACAAGTACCCGGCGGCCCACCCCAACGCGTCGCTCCCCACGCCCCAGCGCCTAGCGGCTTACGCCGAGGACCCCTCGGATATCGACCTGCCGGCCACGCTGTTTGACTTTGGCCGCTACCTGCTGATCAGCTCGTCCCGCCCCGGGGGTCTGCCGGCTAACCTGCAGGGGATCTGGGCCGAGGAGCTGCAGACGCCGTGGAACGCCGACTGGCACGCCAACGTCAACATCCAGATGAACTACTGGCCGGCGGAGATCACCAACCTGTCGCCATTGAACCGCCCGGTGTTTGACTTGATCGGCTCGCTGGTCGAGCCGGGCCAAGAGACCGCCCGCGCGTACTACGACGCGCCGGGGTGGGTTGCCCACCTGCTGCTCAACCCGTGGGGGTTCACTTCGCCGGGCGAGTCCGCCGCGTGGGGGTCGACTGTCTCGTGTTCGGCGTGGATGTGCCAGCACCTGTGGGACCACTACCAGTTCACCCTCGACCGTGAGTTTCTGGAGGAGGTCTACCCCACGCTCCGCGGCGCGGCGGAGTTTTACGCCAGCATCCTGATCGAGGAACCCACCCACGGCTGGCTGGTGACGGCGCCGTCCAACTCGCCGGAGAACGCGTTCCTGGACGAGCAGGGCCGATCGCTGCACACCTGCATGGGGCCGACCATGGACCAGCAGCTGCTGCGGTACCTGTTTGGCGCCGTGATCGACGCGTCGACGATCCTTGATCGTGACCAGCAGCTCCGCGAGCGGCTGATCCAGGTCCGCGGGCGGCTGGCGCCCAACCAGATCGGCTCCGATGGGCGGATCCTCGAGTGGCTCACCGAACGGCCCGAACAGGACCCCCACCACCGCCACATCTCGCACCTGTGGGCGGTCTATCCCGGTCAGGCGATCAACGCCGACACGCCCGAGCTGGCCGAGGCCGCGCGGCGGTCGCTCGACGCCCGCGGCGACGGCGGCACCGGTTGGAGCCTGGCCAACAAGGCCTGCCTGTGGGCTCGGCTGGGCGACGGCGACCGCGCCCTGACGATGATCAATAACCAGCTCCACCCGGTCGGCGGCGGCAAGGACGGCATCCGCTGGCAGGGTGGCACCTACCCCAACCTGTTCGACGCACACCCGCCGTTCCAGATCGACGGCAACTTTGGAGCAACGGCCGCCATTGCCGAAATGCTGCTCCAGAGCCGGCTCGAGGACCCCGCCGGCGACTCGCCGGTCGTCATCAACCTGCTTCCCGCACTGCCATCGGCCTGGCCGGTGGGCGCGGCGGAGGGCCTGCGGGCGCGGGCCGGGTACGAGGTGGATCTCAGCTGGTCCGACGGCCGGCTGATGCGGGCGACGGTCACATCGACGCTCGGCCACCCGGCCGTTCTTAAGGTCGGCGACGCGTCCAAATCGCTCAGTCTGGCGGCCGGCGAGAGCGTCACGCTCGACGGCAATCTCAATCCGGTGGCGTCGGATGGCTAG
- a CDS encoding glycoside hydrolase family 2 TIM barrel-domain containing protein, with amino-acid sequence MARLTQVLGAWAVLVAGALSAPDWENEQVLAISRLPARATFWPCETAEQVVAGGENSPYSTSLNGDWRFHWSPNPEHRPERFHEPSFDDSAWGTLPVPSSWQMHGHGTPIYVSAGYTFKIDPPRVTSEPKSSHTAFASRNPVGSYRRTFELPSDWNGRRVLVHFAGVEGAFYLWVNGQKIGYSQGSRSPAEFEITDAVHAGENHIAVEVYRWSDGSYLEDQDMWRMAGICRDVTLYSTAPQRIADYTVRTELDDRYRDANIAIDLDLDAPAGEDLAGWTVSARLFDDASQVAADEQDAEPILNRASRSRVLNDRTPQRGAGRFGWLELPVPNAKRWTAETPHLYSLAIALKNPAGQTVEAVGGKVGVREVEIRGGQMLVNGQPIRLRGVNRHEHDPVTGHAISRERMEQDIRLLKQANVNAVRTAHYPNDPYWYELCDRHGLYVMDEADLETHGLRGKLSHEPRWAAAFLDRVVRLAERDKNHASVVMWSLGNESGQGPNFASCAGWLHAFDPTRPVHHEGAQGDPRDPDWVDVRSRFYPRLRAEYLNPSALADGAPERAENARWERLLDLAENEADPHPVLTSEYAHAMGNAMGNLDRYWQEIYSHSKLLGGFVWDWCDQGLLRTAANGRRYFARGGDLGDQPNHGAFCLNGVVLADRTLTPKYWELKHVYQPVEAELVSADRGRVRVRLVNRQDFADLSRYVLRWTLLRDGVATTQGEVAPPACPSRGECELALTPDGWDHSQPGEWLLNLEFVLREPATWAPAGQVVAAEQLTLGVAPHRDAAPLAQVDDFQIDDSDDVISIEASGVRAVFSRRYAAITSLTVGEVEMLSSTDELAGGPMPQLFRAPVDNDRGFGGWLAEEWRQVGLAELEPLLTFLDLEFIGDSGAKVVAERTVLVGDKPRLTIRESWIVRSDGVLELTSKITPNASLPPLPRVGVVLRLDGSLDQLRYFGRGPHANYPDRKASAFLGRFHSTVAEQYFPWPRPQETGAHQDTRWVELTDEEGRGVRVTSLGDPFAFSALPYTQQDLAEAGHTYNLEPRDEVILSIDAAQCGLGNSSCGPGVLKEFSVPPGRTYELRLRFEPVNK; translated from the coding sequence ATGGCTAGGCTGACGCAGGTTCTTGGCGCGTGGGCAGTGCTGGTCGCTGGCGCCCTCTCGGCGCCCGACTGGGAAAACGAGCAGGTTCTCGCGATCAGCCGGCTGCCTGCCCGCGCGACTTTCTGGCCTTGTGAAACGGCCGAGCAGGTAGTCGCAGGCGGCGAGAATTCTCCGTATTCTACCTCACTGAACGGCGATTGGCGGTTCCACTGGTCGCCCAATCCAGAGCACCGCCCGGAACGCTTCCACGAGCCTTCGTTCGACGACTCGGCATGGGGCACGCTGCCGGTTCCTTCCAGCTGGCAGATGCACGGTCACGGCACGCCGATCTACGTCAGCGCCGGCTACACGTTCAAGATTGACCCGCCGCGGGTCACCTCCGAGCCCAAGAGTTCGCACACCGCGTTTGCCTCCCGCAACCCGGTCGGGAGCTACCGCCGCACCTTCGAGCTTCCGTCTGACTGGAACGGGCGGCGGGTGCTTGTGCACTTTGCTGGTGTTGAGGGCGCGTTCTACCTGTGGGTAAACGGGCAGAAGATCGGCTACAGCCAGGGGAGCCGCTCGCCGGCGGAGTTTGAAATCACCGACGCGGTGCACGCAGGGGAGAATCACATCGCGGTGGAGGTCTACCGCTGGTCGGACGGCAGCTACCTGGAAGACCAGGACATGTGGCGGATGGCCGGCATCTGCCGCGACGTGACGCTCTACTCGACAGCGCCGCAGCGGATCGCCGACTACACGGTCCGCACGGAGCTGGACGATCGGTACCGCGACGCAAACATCGCCATCGACCTGGATCTCGACGCGCCCGCGGGCGAGGACCTTGCCGGCTGGACCGTGTCGGCCCGGCTCTTCGATGACGCGTCGCAAGTTGCCGCTGACGAGCAGGACGCCGAGCCAATCCTCAACCGCGCATCGCGTTCCCGGGTGCTGAACGACCGCACGCCGCAGCGTGGGGCGGGGCGGTTCGGCTGGTTGGAGTTGCCGGTCCCCAATGCCAAACGCTGGACCGCCGAAACACCCCACCTGTACTCGCTCGCCATCGCGCTGAAGAACCCCGCCGGCCAGACCGTCGAGGCGGTCGGCGGCAAGGTCGGCGTCCGCGAGGTCGAGATCCGTGGCGGGCAGATGCTGGTCAACGGCCAGCCAATCCGCCTGCGGGGCGTGAACCGGCACGAGCACGACCCGGTGACCGGCCACGCAATCAGCCGCGAGCGGATGGAGCAGGACATCCGGCTGCTGAAGCAGGCGAACGTCAATGCCGTCCGCACCGCCCACTACCCGAACGACCCGTACTGGTACGAGCTGTGCGACCGCCACGGCCTGTACGTCATGGACGAGGCCGACCTCGAGACCCACGGCCTCCGCGGCAAGCTTTCGCACGAACCCCGCTGGGCCGCGGCGTTCCTGGACCGCGTGGTGCGACTCGCCGAGCGGGACAAGAACCACGCGTCGGTGGTGATGTGGTCGCTCGGCAACGAGTCGGGGCAGGGGCCCAACTTCGCATCTTGCGCGGGCTGGCTGCACGCGTTCGATCCGACCAGGCCGGTCCATCACGAAGGCGCGCAGGGCGACCCCCGCGACCCCGACTGGGTAGACGTCCGCAGCCGATTCTACCCCCGCCTGCGGGCCGAGTACCTCAACCCCTCGGCGTTGGCCGACGGCGCCCCCGAGCGGGCGGAGAACGCCCGGTGGGAGCGGCTGCTCGACCTGGCCGAGAACGAAGCCGACCCACATCCCGTGCTCACCAGCGAGTACGCCCACGCGATGGGCAACGCGATGGGCAACCTCGACCGCTACTGGCAGGAGATTTACTCGCACTCCAAGCTGCTGGGCGGGTTCGTCTGGGACTGGTGCGACCAGGGTCTGCTCCGCACCGCGGCGAACGGCCGGCGGTACTTCGCCCGGGGCGGCGACCTCGGCGACCAACCCAACCACGGCGCATTCTGTTTGAATGGCGTCGTGCTGGCCGACCGCACGCTGACGCCCAAGTACTGGGAGTTGAAGCACGTCTACCAGCCGGTGGAGGCTGAGCTGGTTTCTGCCGATCGCGGCCGGGTGAGGGTGCGTCTGGTCAACCGCCAGGACTTTGCGGACCTGAGTCGGTACGTCCTCCGCTGGACGCTGCTGCGGGATGGCGTCGCGACCACGCAGGGCGAGGTCGCCCCGCCCGCCTGCCCGTCCCGCGGCGAATGCGAGCTTGCCCTGACACCCGATGGCTGGGACCACTCGCAGCCGGGCGAGTGGTTGTTGAATCTTGAGTTCGTGCTCCGCGAACCGGCGACCTGGGCGCCGGCCGGACAGGTGGTCGCTGCTGAGCAGCTCACATTGGGAGTGGCGCCCCACCGTGATGCAGCGCCGCTTGCCCAGGTCGATGACTTCCAGATTGATGACAGTGATGACGTGATCTCCATTGAGGCGAGTGGAGTACGAGCTGTATTCAGCCGTAGGTACGCGGCGATCACCTCTCTCACGGTGGGTGAAGTCGAGATGCTATCGAGCACGGATGAACTAGCGGGAGGTCCGATGCCACAGCTATTCCGCGCTCCGGTCGACAACGACCGTGGCTTCGGCGGCTGGTTGGCTGAGGAGTGGCGGCAAGTGGGCCTCGCTGAACTAGAACCGTTGCTAACCTTTCTTGATCTCGAATTCATTGGAGACTCCGGGGCTAAGGTCGTAGCCGAGCGTACCGTACTAGTAGGCGACAAGCCGCGTTTAACCATTCGGGAAAGCTGGATCGTAAGGAGCGACGGCGTCCTCGAACTCACCAGCAAAATCACGCCCAACGCGTCGCTCCCGCCGCTGCCGCGGGTTGGCGTTGTGCTGCGGCTCGATGGTTCGCTCGACCAGCTGCGCTACTTCGGCCGCGGCCCGCACGCCAACTACCCCGACCGCAAGGCGAGCGCCTTCCTCGGCCGGTTCCACAGCACGGTGGCCGAGCAGTACTTCCCGTGGCCCCGACCGCAGGAGACCGGCGCCCACCAGGACACCCGCTGGGTCGAGCTCACCGACGAGGAAGGCCGCGGCGTGCGGGTGACTTCGCTCGGCGATCCGTTCGCGTTCTCGGCGCTGCCGTACACGCAGCAGGACCTGGCGGAAGCGGGCCACACGTACAACCTCGAGCCCCGTGACGAGGTGATCCTCTCCATCGACGCTGCGCAATGCGGGCTGGGCAACAGCAGCTGCGGGCCGGGCGTGCTGAAGGAGTTCAGCGTGCCGCCGGGCAGAACCTACGAGCTGCGCCTGCGTTTCGAGCCGGTAAACAAGTAG